Proteins encoded in a region of the Methanobrevibacter millerae genome:
- a CDS encoding DEAD/DEAH box helicase: MNFEKDLVNSWLDNIKTLDNKNHLKHGKIYASDGSVQDFEISDNIVTANVEGAPGDFYNVKIEFKKLSSSDNEKLNRLIKNSQHLQRFILNGNIPEELFFNDVKIIPDSITDFKMSCDCNNTGLFCKHKAAVFHYLSKELLKNPFLILTLRDYHVDTLFEDENQVKGIYDLFNDKKIVKNNDVGDIPFLINDFKFLLDDKTDFFKSNTLSFKSILIDTLMDFSHIIDSIYDEKHYYLHYINFGDSFRIESENFDYIFKEKWYHPEKWEKFHFSIDENYNIISFDTGLALNFKIRNLKHALFGLFAEFQYSDIAEYNSDLMFFHEIFQTTSELILKNALIPEFFRLDNGCYAIRWIPSYDSDVSLRIENLACRCPDDLISFKGAPLGKYDQVVCAVSMFFTGFAYYIYYNIKPGLMKSLKNNIYYNLFFFESQNIPKGVENTISSWLSPLFRELDFHFILEVSQENEMFKITPKVIMDDESVDLTDILSSGKYPEIIRNSNIIGDLFSKYLFDVDLNQTIMLDIKDFLFFNHALIKRFEKNGIDVILPDELTIEKSAKLSLTSEDDFSSKTTLTLDDLNKFDWKVAIGDETFSLNEFENLSKNYNGLVKINNKYLRINTEDLANINRQTDLIPINPTQNDLMHFILSGDVDKLNIGINDKLSQLINGLFDIDDASLPEKLNGELRPYQKTGFSWLYQNMKLGFGSILADDMGLGKTLQVLTTILYLKENNSIKGNVLVVAPTSLLSNWQKEIEKFTPTLTSFIYHGINRKLPSEDVDIILTSYGMVRQDFKLINELDIFLCVIDEAQNIKNPSSKQTQAIKSLDVAHKMALSGTPIENRLSEYWSIFDFINKGYLYSLRIFNEKFIKPIENNHDEKVLSTFKKITSPFILRRHKSDKNIIKDLPDKIVNDIYCNLTLKQAALYEETLNVLIRDVEDSEGISRKGMILKLITSLKQICNHPAQYSKSNKMSVDESGKMQVLINILETILENQEKVIIFTQYVEMGEILKKLIEEHFNQDVLFFHGQISRKKRDEMVDKFQNNENYSIMILSLKAGGTGLNLTAASNVIHYDLWWNPAVENQATDRAYRIGQEKNVMVYRFITTGTFEERINQVLSEKVELAELAIDSNESFITEMTDSDLKEMLKLRQIKWN, encoded by the coding sequence ATGAATTTCGAAAAGGATTTGGTTAATTCCTGGTTGGATAATATTAAAACATTAGATAATAAGAATCATCTTAAACATGGTAAAATCTATGCCAGTGATGGCAGTGTTCAGGATTTTGAAATCAGTGATAATATAGTCACAGCTAATGTTGAAGGTGCACCGGGAGATTTTTATAATGTTAAGATTGAATTTAAAAAATTATCCTCATCAGATAATGAAAAATTAAATAGATTGATAAAAAATAGTCAACATTTACAAAGATTTATTTTAAATGGAAATATTCCTGAAGAACTGTTTTTTAATGATGTTAAAATAATTCCTGATTCCATCACTGATTTTAAAATGTCTTGTGATTGTAATAACACAGGATTATTCTGTAAACATAAAGCAGCGGTATTTCATTACCTGTCAAAGGAATTATTGAAAAATCCGTTTTTAATATTAACACTTAGGGATTATCATGTTGATACTCTTTTTGAGGATGAAAATCAAGTCAAAGGAATATATGATTTATTTAATGATAAGAAAATTGTTAAAAATAATGATGTTGGAGATATTCCTTTTCTTATTAATGACTTTAAGTTTTTACTGGATGATAAAACGGATTTTTTTAAAAGCAATACATTATCATTTAAAAGTATTTTAATTGATACCTTAATGGATTTTTCCCATATAATCGACAGTATTTATGATGAAAAACATTATTATCTCCATTACATTAATTTTGGTGATTCTTTTAGAATTGAAAGCGAAAATTTTGATTATATTTTTAAGGAAAAATGGTATCATCCTGAAAAATGGGAGAAATTCCATTTCAGCATTGATGAAAACTATAATATCATTTCTTTTGACACAGGTTTGGCCTTGAATTTTAAAATAAGGAATTTAAAGCATGCATTATTTGGATTATTTGCAGAGTTTCAATACAGTGACATTGCTGAATATAATTCTGATTTAATGTTTTTTCATGAAATATTTCAAACCACATCCGAATTAATATTAAAAAACGCTCTGATACCTGAATTTTTCAGATTGGATAATGGATGCTACGCAATTCGATGGATTCCATCATATGATTCGGATGTATCCCTGCGCATTGAAAATTTGGCATGCAGATGCCCGGATGATTTAATATCATTTAAAGGAGCTCCTTTAGGCAAATACGATCAGGTTGTTTGTGCAGTAAGCATGTTTTTTACAGGATTTGCATACTACATATATTACAATATTAAACCAGGATTAATGAAATCACTGAAAAATAATATTTATTATAATCTTTTTTTCTTTGAAAGTCAAAATATTCCCAAAGGAGTTGAAAATACCATCAGTAGCTGGTTATCTCCATTATTCAGGGAATTGGATTTTCATTTCATATTGGAGGTCAGTCAGGAAAACGAAATGTTTAAAATCACTCCTAAGGTCATAATGGATGATGAATCAGTTGACTTGACTGATATTTTATCCTCAGGCAAATATCCAGAAATCATTCGAAATTCCAATATTATAGGCGACTTATTTTCAAAATATCTATTTGATGTGGATTTAAATCAGACAATCATGCTTGATATAAAAGACTTCCTGTTTTTCAATCATGCTTTAATTAAACGCTTTGAAAAAAACGGGATTGATGTCATACTTCCAGATGAACTGACGATTGAAAAATCCGCAAAATTATCACTGACAAGTGAAGATGATTTTTCATCCAAAACAACACTGACACTGGATGACTTGAACAAATTTGACTGGAAAGTGGCTATTGGGGATGAAACATTTTCACTAAACGAATTTGAAAACTTGTCTAAAAACTATAACGGTTTAGTCAAAATTAACAATAAATATTTAAGAATTAACACTGAGGATTTGGCTAATATCAATCGTCAGACCGATTTGATACCAATTAATCCGACACAAAATGATTTGATGCATTTTATATTAAGCGGGGATGTGGATAAACTGAATATTGGAATAAACGATAAGCTATCCCAGTTAATCAACGGATTATTTGATATTGATGATGCAAGCCTTCCAGAAAAGTTAAACGGTGAGTTAAGACCCTATCAGAAAACGGGCTTTTCATGGCTGTATCAGAATATGAAATTAGGTTTCGGATCCATACTTGCAGATGATATGGGGCTTGGAAAAACACTTCAAGTGCTGACAACAATACTCTACCTAAAAGAAAACAATTCAATAAAAGGAAACGTGCTGGTTGTAGCACCGACCAGTCTTTTAAGCAACTGGCAAAAGGAAATAGAAAAATTCACACCAACATTGACTTCATTCATATATCATGGAATCAACAGAAAACTCCCGAGTGAGGATGTGGATATAATACTGACTTCCTATGGAATGGTCAGACAGGATTTTAAGCTAATAAATGAACTTGACATATTCTTATGCGTAATCGATGAAGCCCAGAATATCAAAAATCCTTCATCAAAACAGACTCAGGCTATCAAATCCCTTGATGTAGCCCATAAAATGGCTTTATCAGGTACGCCAATAGAAAATCGACTGTCTGAGTATTGGTCAATATTTGACTTTATAAACAAAGGCTATCTCTATTCATTAAGAATATTCAACGAAAAATTCATAAAACCCATTGAAAACAACCATGATGAAAAGGTTTTATCTACATTCAAAAAGATAACTTCTCCTTTCATTTTAAGACGCCATAAATCAGATAAAAATATCATAAAGGATTTGCCGGATAAGATAGTAAATGACATTTACTGCAATTTAACATTAAAGCAGGCCGCACTTTATGAAGAAACTTTAAATGTCCTGATTCGTGATGTGGAAGATAGTGAGGGAATAAGTCGTAAAGGGATGATTTTAAAATTAATAACCTCACTTAAACAGATTTGCAACCATCCTGCACAATATTCCAAATCAAATAAGATGTCAGTAGATGAATCAGGAAAGATGCAAGTTCTTATTAACATATTGGAGACAATTCTAGAAAATCAGGAAAAAGTTATAATATTTACGCAGTATGTAGAGATGGGTGAAATACTCAAAAAACTGATTGAAGAGCATTTTAATCAGGATGTGCTGTTTTTCCATGGTCAGATTTCACGTAAAAAAAGAGATGAAATGGTTGATAAGTTCCAGAATAATGAAAATTACAGCATAATGATTTTATCCCTTAAAGCCGGTGGAACAGGTCTTAACTTGACTGCCGCTTCAAATGTCATTCATTATGATTTGTGGTGGAATCCCGCTGTTGAAAATCAGGCAACTGACAGAGCATACCGCATCGGACAGGAAAAAAATGTGATGGTTTACAGATTCATCACAACAGGAACCTTTGAAGAGCGAATCAATCAGGTGCTCAGTGAAAAAGTTGAATTGGCTGAATTGGCTATTGATTCAAACGAATCATTCATTACAGAAATGACAGACAGCGACTTAAAAGAAATGCTCAAACTAAGGCAAATTAAATGGAATTGA